CTGAACTCTGTGAGGGCAGAAAACACATTTTGGATACCTTTGGACCCCCAGGGTCTgagactggcacatagtaagcattaaataattatttgtgaaATGAGTGCATGAGACAGAGCTTCTGCTCTGTGTTCATGAGTGCCAAGGGGGAGTACACCAAGGGAATCTCACTATAGGGGAAGTCAGCCCTTTGGTCTCATCCAGTGTCCTGCTTATATGAAGACCACAAGAAAGGCCAGGCAAAGtcattccttgactcatggctCAGAGGACCAGAACACGATGGGCCTGTAGTCTATGCCAGCAAATTTAGAAGATCTCCAGACAGTGGGTGGACATAAGAGGCTGAAGAGAAGAGTGATGAGATCAGATGTGAACTGTAAACAATTTGTCCTAAgcgtagagccaggatttgacccAAATACAGCTGTTGGGTCACAGTGTCAAGATGCCGGACTGAACTGTCCACTGCTCCTCCTAAGAACATTCCCCAGAGTGCTGGCCCCGTGCTAACCTCCTCCTTTGCGATTGTCATGCCATCTTGCACATCTCCGAACACAGTGGGCTGGATGAAGTAGCCACGGTCAGCAGCTGCCCCTCCACCACACAGCAGCTTCgccccctcttccttcccagatTTGATATAGCCAAGGACCTTATTAAACTGAGTTTCATCCACCTGTGAGATAAAGAGCCCAGAGTTACAGATGCTAGAGCCAGACCTCTCCTAGCTTCAGGCTTAGCACACCACACTGGCAAGGAGACAACTAGGAAATGGGCCAAGGCCATGAATAAGCAAAACTGGACAAGGAAATAGGAATGGCCAAAAACCTAAGAAAAAAGGTTCAATCAACCTCATTAGCCCTCAAAGAAATGCATATCAAACCCatcgtttttatttttcaactatgacattactaaaaattttaaatagtaagaaaataCATTGGTGGTAAGGATATATTACATACACTGTTATACTGATAGAAGGgctgttatacgtcaattatatctcagtttaaaaaatggACTGTAACCTGGTGCAGCTCTTTTGGCAAGTGGTTTATTAATATTGGTCAAAAAATTAAGTACTCACACCCTTTGACCCAACTATTgaaattctaggaatttattctacatGTGACAAAGGGGCCTGAACAAGGAGTCACTGGGGAGCACTTTGTAAAAGTAAGAAACAGGAACAATTCTAAGTACACATCAGTCGAGGGGCTTGTTAATATAATTACAGTTCATCCACACCGTGTCGTCATTAATAATAGATCTGTGAACTGACTGACACAGAAAGATAGCCTAAGATATTCTGTAAAGAAGGGGAAAAGCTTGTAGAACAATACATAGTATATAATCCTATTTTTGTTAAACTTAGAAAACataactctgtgtgtgtggttACCTGTGAGGAATGGACATGGAGGGGAGCACGGgggtcttattttttactttaaatactttattaaatTTTGTATACAAATTTGTATTACCTTAATAATTAAAGAGCCACgaaccacaaagaaaaacaggagagaaaaagagagggattcatagcaacactattgacaatagccaaaaagtggaaacaatccaaggatccatcaacagatgggtggataaagaaaatgtggtacatccattcaaTCGAATagttttcagccataaaaaggaatgcactatcaagtcacaaaaagacatagAGCAACATTAAATGCACATTGCTAAGTAAAAAAAgccagggctactcttcctcaagcaaaaagaggaagattgccaacagatgttaactcagggccaatcttcctcaccagaataaaaaccagtctgaaaaggctacatactgtatgattccactatatgacattctgaagaAGATGAAACTATAGCAAcagtaaaaacatcagtggttgccaggggttgggaggaaggggtggggcatAGAGGATTTTGAGGGTAGTAAAACTACTCTCTATGATATGGTCATGGTGGATACgtgtctttattcatttgtcaaaacccatagaatgtacaacaccaagagtgaaccctaaggtaaatacactgtggactttagttaataagaGTTTATCAGTATTGGCTCATCAATTATAaaaaatgtaccacactaatgtacgatgttaataataggggaggggccggcccctggccaagtggttaagttcacggctCTGCTTTgtccgcccagggtttcgccagtttgaatcctggatgtggacatggcactgctcatcaagccatgctgaggtggcatcccacatgccacaactagaaggccccacaactaaaaatacacaactatgtactggggggctttggggagaaaaaggaaaaataaaatctttaaagaggaaaaaataaataaaataataataataataataataataggggaaactaggggggtgggggcggagggattaggggatatatgggaactctgtactttttgcttatttttctataaacctaaactgttctaaaaaataaagtctatcaattaaaaaaaaaaataattgctgcCTTGGCCAGCCCTAGAGCCTGGGCAGTGGACACCAGCAATGCAGACACCCGCAGGAGGATGGAGCCTGCAGCAAGGCACCCATGGGCCCCAAAAGTGGGCTCAGGGCCACGTGGGCAGGGACCTGTGGGAGCTGGGAGCATTCCTGACCCCTTGAACTCTTCAGGCCTGGGAGGGGATGGCTGGAGGAGGCCAGCGCAGGGCCCTATGGAGAGTGAGCGCAGGGCAGGCTGGGTCTAAAGACATGCTGGAAAAAGGACCAGGACATGAGAGGAAATGGTGGAGAGAAGcactgtgtttctttttattataattattactgaCAAtagttttattaattaaaatgaatacaccctcatggtaaaaaagaaaaaaaaaatgtttaaatccaACAAACAGCTCAGAAGAgtataaagtgaaataaagtcCTTCCACTAGCCCTGCCAtggccctctgccccaccccacagaGAGAACCATGGCTAACAGGGCCGGGTGTGTCCAGGCAGAGGCATTTTTATGGTGGCCAAGGTCCAGAAAACACACCTTCCCTTCTGCACGGACACTCCTAGTATTTATTATGTGTGCCaaatttacaaagtgctttcactaTTAATTTCCACTTCACAGCCACCCTGCGAGTTAGGAAGGGCGGGCATTAAAGATGAGAGAATGGTGGCTCAGAGAAGGCACGTGGCTTCCCAGGGACAGACAGCTCGGcacatggcagagctgagacttgaagccAAGCCTGCGTGACTCCGGGTTCAAGGCCCTTTCTGCTTCCCCACGTTACCTCCGGACACTCAGACCTACCCCCAGCTGCTAGGATTACCTGTGGCCCCTGCTCGGTCTGGCTGTCAAAGGGGTTCCCAACCACACGAGACCGGGCCCGGGCAACGCTGCGCTCCACAAACTCAGCGTAAACATCCTCCTGCACAAAGGTCCGGGAGCCCGCACAGCAGCACTGGCCCTGGTTGAAGAACAGGGCGAAGTGGGCCTGCTCCACCGCCCAGTCCACTGGGGAGGCAGAAAGGCGTGTGAGAAGAAGAGGACGACGACCCTGGCCCTGGTGGCTACCTAACCCCTTAACCTGTCCACGCCACCAGCAGCATCAGGGCCTGCTGGGTGCCACAGCCCGTGCGGGAACAAGACAGACCCGATTGCTCCCTTCTCGAGTGTGGAGACACAGAGAGCAGCAGTCATACCCGCTGCAGTAATGGAGCCGAGGGCGGCCGGAGGCCCAACCCAGCCGACCAATGGCGGTGAGGGAAGGCTCCTTGAGGAGAGCAAGTCTGGGAGCTCCCCAGCAGGACCAGGAAAAAAGATGTGATGGAGGAGGAATAGTCTGGTCTGAGAAAGCATGAGGCACGGCTGGGCGACTAGGCAGCTCAGCCGGGCTGGATTATGGGGAGCAAAGAGGAGAGATGCTGCAGAGAGGCCGAGGTGAGGCCATGCAGGCAGAGGGCACGCTGAGCAGTCTGGCCTTCATCCTGAGGCCCTGGGGGCAGAAACCGATTCCGATGGACACTGAGGATTGTGGAAGTGAGTGGAACACAGTATGGACAGCTAGTGCTCCTTCAATGCAGACCTCCTCCCCATGAAAACTCACTGTCAGCATCTGACATGATGATGTTAGGGCTTTTTCCTCCCAGCTCCAGGGTCACTTTCTTGAGGTTACTCCTCCCTGCAGCAACCTGGATTAGGTGGCCAACCTGCAGGAAAGCAGAAACAGACACGCTCTCCATGgggaaaaaagaaccaagtgCTCTGAGAGACACAGAACAGAGGACCCCAGCACGTGAGGGAGTAGCTGGATTACCACAGACCTGGAGAATTTCACCAAATCTGGTCATCGCTGCCTCACCCTTCTGAGATTCTAGGATGACAGTGACAGTAACAACATGAGCAGAGTCATAGCTGTGTGGTTTCTATTTACTAAGTGCCTcctacataccaggcactgtgctaagtactttgtGTGCCTTAAGTTCAACCCTTACAACGATCTCAGAGGTAGGGCGACTCTTTTCCTTGATTTAGAAATGCAGGAGCTGTGGCTCAGAGTggtcaagtcacttgcccaaagtcacacagctcgtaAATATGTAATCGGAATTCAGACTTGGGCAGCTTAAGTCCAGCACCAGTTCAGACCCACTATGCTGCCTCCTCATGGTGTTTTGTGTGGTCCCCAGCACATGCCACACTCTGTGAGGGCAAGAATGAAGTGCTTCTCACCTCCATattcccagagcctggcacaaagcCACCCCTGTACTTATTTGTTGAATAGACACACATGTCTCGGTCAGGACACCATCCCTTCTGCAAGATTCTCAACATCCCACTGAAGCATTAAGATAGTTGGTGACTGAGCAAAGAAAGAGCCACCTTATCTTGGCCACTGTTCTGCCCTCCCGGAACCGCCCTCATTGCAGACCAACTGAATGTCTTAAGGCATCTTTATTTCAGGGGAACTGTTTGAAGATCACATTTGCTACACCATTCAGTGTGCCTTCTCAGAACTCAGATGATGAAGCGTTCCAAGAATTCAGGGATAGGAAAACGTTACCTCTTTAGAAGGAATTTTGTCCCTGATTTCAAGAAAATTATGTTTAAGGAATCACCAGGCATCTTATTCGTGTGTGTCTCTGGGACCTGGCCCGGAGCACCATAGTAATAgccctcactcactcactcactcactcattcattcactttttgagcacttactctggGCCCCACCTTTGCTGAACACTTCATAAGCTTTATCTCACTCACtccaaccctgtgaggtaggcacagttattatccccattttacaaatgggaaatgAGGCTTCAGggggctaagtgacttgcccaggtcgCACAGTTGGTAAATGCTGCTCAACAGTTAGTTTGACTCCAAAGTGCATTATCTTCCCCACTCCACCACGCATATTGTCTCTGCTGCAGGATATTACCATCCTCGTTTAAAGACAGTGAATCACCCCATGTCATGACGCAAGGCTAGGATGTGAACTCGTCTCTTTCCGAGGCCCACGCTCGTTAACTGCCAGGGCAGTGCCAGTCGAGGAGCCTGACATGGCAGAAGTGCTCTGACCTTTGTCAAGTCCAGACAGTCACGGACACTTTATTCTACACGGGACGCCAGCCCCACAACAGCAGCTGGAGTGTCAGCCAAGCTACAACCCACAAAGGCTCAACCCTGCATGGTCGCACCTGGCTCACATGGGGCCCCGCACTCGAGCTACTCAGAGGCAGCCCTGGGGTGGACCCCCAAGCCGTACCCAGAGGCTATTCTTGAATGCATCATCCTTTGGGGACATTGGGAGCTTGAGCCAAACGTACCACAAGGTTGAGGTCCTGAGGATGCCTTACCTCAGTGGAGCCTGTGAAAGCTACTTTGTCCACATCCTCATGGGAGGCAATGGCAGCCCCAGCCGTGGGGCCAAATCCAGGAACAACATTGACCACGCCAGGGGGAAAGCCAGCCTGTGGGCAAACAGCCGGGGACACTGAAAGTCAGTCTCCTGTTCCAAAGGGCCTGGACGAAAAAGCATCCTTTGCCAGAGAGGCTAAAACTGTCCGCCCAGGACACAGCTGAAGAGAAGCCAGTCTTCTGGGGTGCTGCTCAGGATTCTAAATGGGACAGCAAGGAACCTGTTTCGTGGGGTTCCCTGTGGCTGTTGCCCCTCCCACCATGGCATTCACTCAGAAAGATTTTCATTCTTCAAAGGGGTCTTGCAATGAAGCCCAATGTAGCAAATAAGTAAGAGGGGGCCTGTTTGGCTGAAGGGGGATGAGGCGGGGCAGGGGGATGGCGCCCAGTCCCTGCTCTACAGACACCCACCTCCACCTTGGCGCCCCGAGGCCCCTCCTCAGAACTCCTATAAAGCAAGGGCATTTAGAGGTCAAGATGGACACAAGCCACATACCTCCTTAGTCAAGTTGGCCACATAGAGGGCAGTGAGTGGAGTCTGCTCGGCCACCTTCATCACAACCACGTTTCCAGTCGCCAAGGCTGGGCCCAGTTTCCATGCTTGCATCAAGAGTGGGAAGTTCCACTGCAATAAACAACAGCCACTCCCAAAATGTAAGCTGAGAGCTAGACTGGCCAGCAGAGAGCAGCACCCAGAGGAGAAGCAGCACTGAGCTCTCTGACCCCTTGCGTTTCCCCCACAACTTGATCACACGTTTAAGACAGATGGACGAGGCAGGTGGTGGATGATAATAAGACTCACATTCCTTAGTGCTCTTTACGTACTAGGCACCATGCTAAGTCATTGCATTCAATCCTCCCTCCCGCCTGAAGACAAGTACCATGTTCACTTCCACttttcagataaggaagctgagtcTTAGGGggataagtgacttgcccaaggtcacagagttcgCAGATGGCAGCGCTGGTTGGCTTTGCCAAAGCCCATGTTTTCAGCCAGTACCCAGGCTGCCTTCTGATGCCACCCCTGTGACCCTCCCACCTTTGCAAGGAGCCTGTCCGTGATCGCTGCATCTCATGGCAATCACGATAAACCTTCACTTGTTTATTATGAGACTAACACTCACCGGAATGATCTGCCCACACACCCCCACAGGTTCATGGCGGGTGTAGCTGAAGAAGTCCCCATCGATGGGAATGGTTTTCCCATGGTACTTATCGGCCCAGCCAgcataataacttaaaaaaaaaaatccaagctcAATCAATGACTGTCAGT
This genomic stretch from Equus przewalskii isolate Varuska chromosome 7, EquPr2, whole genome shotgun sequence harbors:
- the ALDH2 gene encoding aldehyde dehydrogenase, mitochondrial: MLRAAALAAAGLGPRLGRRLLSAAATQAVPAPNQQPEVFYNQIFINNEWHDAVSKKTFPTVNPSTGEVICQVAAGDKEDVDRAVKAARAAFQLGSPWRRMDASDRGRLLNRLADLIERDRTYLAALETLDNGKPYVISYLVDLDMVLKCLRYYAGWADKYHGKTIPIDGDFFSYTRHEPVGVCGQIIPWNFPLLMQAWKLGPALATGNVVVMKVAEQTPLTALYVANLTKEAGFPPGVVNVVPGFGPTAGAAIASHEDVDKVAFTGSTEVGHLIQVAAGRSNLKKVTLELGGKSPNIIMSDADMDWAVEQAHFALFFNQGQCCCAGSRTFVQEDVYAEFVERSVARARSRVVGNPFDSQTEQGPQVDETQFNKVLGYIKSGKEEGAKLLCGGGAAADRGYFIQPTVFGDVQDGMTIAKEEIFGPVMQILKFKTIEEVVGRANNSKYGLAAAVFTKDLDKANYLSQALQAGTVWINCYDVFGAQSPFGGYKMSGNGRELGEYGLQAYTEVKTVTIKVPQKNS